From the genome of Nicotiana tabacum cultivar K326 chromosome 17, ASM71507v2, whole genome shotgun sequence:
tctattttcttcaaaaatttaattattcttttaaaaattcacacaaacccaaaagGGACTACGTGTTGCTTTACTTTTTCACTCAAAAATAACGTTGAAATATGTGCTACATaactaaaaaaatactttttttttgttgaaaaagaaagtactctttctacaatttgaaaaaaatatttattttgttaaaatgaaagaaaatactttttctatatcatgaaaaaaaataatcattttgttaaaatggaagaaaatattttttattgcattattttgttgaagcgaaagaaaatattttttctacatcataaaaagaaagtattttttttgttgaaatgaaaaaaaatacttttttacatcattaaaagaaaatactcattttgttgaaatgaaagaaaatactttttactaaattattttgtttaaataaaaaatatatattttctacatcataaaaagaaagtgttttttgttgaaatgaaagacgatattttttactacatcattttgttgaaatgaaagaatatactttttctacatcatgaacagaaagtacttttttgttgaaatgaaaaagatactttttactacatcattttgttgaaatgaaagaaaatattttttcaacaTCATGAAAATTAAGTACTTTTtgttgttgaaatgaaagaagatACTTTTTACTACGCCCccatttggccatagattttgtcaaATTTTTTCCATTTTGTTTTTGGCAAATACCTGCTTGTTTATagattttatccatattttggtaaattttcaaatcccaaaaccagctcaataactatttttggcccaaaatattattgtttggttttttaaaaaaaatcaaaaattatcccaaacttttgtattttataaaaaaaaaatcactttatgTTATTATGACCCAACTAATCCATATCTATCCACATTTTCCTCATTAAACTCAAGCGGCTTTGCCCTTCTCTATAAACAGAAGAAAACTTTCGCCAAAGTTGATGTGTCAATCTGTGGCAATGCAGCCGCAAAGAGAAAATCTGAAAGTGATTTGCTAAAATCTGCTAATGTTTGTataaattttcttcaaatttgtTTCGCTTGAtttgtatgaattttcttcagatttgtttcgtttgttttgtATGAATGTTCTTCAGTGttgttggatatttttgatagtTTTTAAAACTTATAGGTATAAGTCACATTtcatgtttttcaaaaaaaaaagtgtaaatatgttttgaaaaactATGTCCAAAcaaattttcatcttcaaaccaaacttcacccaaatcagattttttaaaacaaatttggaaatctatggccaaacactagctacatcattttgttgaaataaaagaaaatatattttcaatatcatgaaaaaaatacttttttggttgaaaaggaggatattttttactacattttgttaaaataaaaaaatatattttttcaacatcatgaaaagaaagtatttttttgttgaaatgaaagaaaatattttttactacatcattttgttgaaataaaagaaaatattttttttatatcataaaaaaaaatactcattttgttgaaatgaaaaaaaaaataaactatcTACAACATGGAAAGAAATTATTCTTAATAATAATTCTATTTAGGGTGAGGGTAAGACAGGATTGGGGGAGGTGGGTTAGGAGTGGGACATGTGTCCGGGAGGGTTAGTGCGGTTGGGGAATAGGGTGGGGGAAGGTTGAAGAGTTTTGGAACATGTTTTCTCTTCTCTTGacagggaaaacattttcctccaatttatTGTTGGAAAATGAGTTCACGAGGAAAAACATTTTCTCCTTACCACCAAACACATCCCAGATGACAAATTCTTTAACTAAGCAACCAGATGACAATTTATTGTTGATCAAGATAATTTCGACAACGGTTTGGCATTGGGCAGCAGAGCAGCCAAAACCCGAAAGGGCTGTACAAAAAGTTGATTTAAGTAGACTCAAGCACATGTATCTTGTGGAAAACAATTCAAATGACACCAAACTTGATGCCAATTGAACTATAAAAGGATGTAGTGACCCTATCCATTTCAAATTCATAAAAGCAAATCGTTGATCATAAATCAGTTTTCCTAACAAAAAAGCTAGGTGCAACAGTACCGGGTACACAGATGTTAAATTTAACACAGCACATAAGATTGGTATCTCTAAACAAAGAGAAACATGGTCCAACCTGCTAAATTTATCTAAGCTCAACGAAAGACTTTAAGCAGCTGTAGCTGATTGAGCAGCCAGCCTCTTGCGAGCCTCTTCAATGATAGATAACTTGATACCTTTTCCTTTAGGAAGAGATACCCACGGCTTAGTACCTTTACCAAGGGTGAACACATTTCCCAAGCGGGTAGCAAACTCATGCCCCAGGGCATCCTGAATGTGAACGGTCTCAAAGCTACCCTTATGCTTCTCCCTGTTCTTAATAACTCCAACACGTCCCCTGTTTCTACCACCAGTCACCATGACCACATTTCCAACATCAAATTTGATGAAGTCAACAATTTTATTGGATTCTAAGTCCAGCTTAATGGTGTCATTGGCCTTGATGAGGGGATCTGGGTAGCGAATTGTTCTTCCATCATAAGTGTTGAGATATGGAATCCCCTTCTGTCCAAACTGCACCGATCTAACCTTACAAAGTTTGAACTGCAAAGAGCAGAAAACAATGTGACTAATCTAACAACACAGCATCCCAAAGAAACAATAAAAACAGGAAACAGGTACAGATATGCTAAACGTTTATGATTATTTACACAGATGGCCAGTAAAAAAATCAAGAGCATGAAAATCTGACCTTGGCTTCCTCATCCCTGAGTGAGTGGAGACGGAAGCGACCCTTAGTATCATAAAGCAGTCGGAAGTTCTCATTTGTCTTTGGAATGGAAACAACATCTATAT
Proteins encoded in this window:
- the LOC107778484 gene encoding small ribosomal subunit protein eS4-like, coding for MARGLKKHLKRLNAPKHWMLDKLGGAFAPKPSSGPHKSRECLPLIIILRNRLKYALTYGEVISILMQRQVMVDGKVRTDKTYPAGFMDVVSIPKTNENFRLLYDTKGRFRLHSLRDEEAKFKLCKVRSVQFGQKGIPYLNTYDGRTIRYPDPLIKANDTIKLDLESNKIVDFIKFDVGNVVMVTGGRNRGRVGVIKNREKHKGSFETVHIQDALGHEFATRLGNVFTLGKGTKPWVSLPKGKGIKLSIIEEARKRLAAQSATAA